The genome window CATTCTTCTCTCAATCTCCACAGCGGAAAGATGGCGAGAAAGAGGGCAGCTTCTGATATAGAAATCCAGCCGGTCCAACGCTTTCTCCGTCGAACTGCCTCCCCAACGACTACCGCGGACATAATACCTTTGGATGAATTTGGGGTGTGCTCTATCAATATTGTAGACACTAATACAGGTGTTATCAACAATCCTAACCAGCACCAGCACCCTGACGACGTTCCCACCTACTCCACTACTATAGTGCTACCTTCTTGCACGGATTTGAGTGTGACGTCGTCGTCGGCAGGTGGGACTGGGTCCGAGTCTGCCTTTTCCACTTCAAGCTCAAGTAACATGATGGGTTCCTTATCGCCTGCTCCTCTTCCTCACAATCTGATTCATCATCGCCAAAGGCCCCAAACCCAAACCCATACCCCTTCTATATGTGGCTTCTCCGGTCTGCCCTTGTTCCCCCCCGACAGGAACAAATACGCAGCCGCTGGAGGAGCTGAACAGCTCCTTCCCAGTAGCACCAGCACCTCCTCCAATACTGCTGCTGGCATTGATGGTGCAATGTTATTCACCATGGAGGACAACACTACAGCAGCAGCATGGATCGACAGCATCATCAAGGATCTCATCCACAACTCCGCCAACGTCTCCATACCTCAGCTCATTCAGAACGTGAGGGAAATCATCCATCCTTGTAACCCTAATCTTGCTGCCCTCATCGAGTACAGGCTTCGTTCTCTCACTTGCAGCGCCGGGGCTGCCGACACCCCAATCCCTGATAATTACCATCCcgagagaagaagaagagaatcaATATCAGTAGCACCTAATTTACAAAGACAAGAAGATTACTTCCACCTTCAAGGACAAGGGCATGGGCAGCTGTTGGCAGGATCTTCCGGGCTTAAACTCTATCTAGACGAAGACAACTTATTATCTCACACTAACACCCACTCCCCGCTAATTCAGGACCAATACTTGAATTGGGGATTTGCTCTTCCGAGAACTGCTTCTACTGCTGTGGGAGGAAATAGCCAACAACAGCAGCCCATGCGCAATAATGATCCAGCTGCAGCAGCGGCTACTGGAGTTTCTTATGTTTCTTCCGCTACCGTCCCTAATTTGACCAATCAAGTGCACCACCGATCACAACAACAGCAGCAGTCTTCTGAGCCAGAGGAGACTCAAACCCCCCAGCCCTCGGAGCAGCAACACCGGGATTCTCCACCTCCTCCTGATGCTGATGCTGATGCCGCTGCCGCCGTCACCGCTGCTTCTTCAGCTTCAAGGAGTTTGAGAAACGAAGAAATTCGACAGCAGAAGAGAGACGAACAAGGTTTGCACCTGTTGACCTTGCTCTTACAGTGTGCGGAGGCCGTAGCGGCGGATAATCTGGAGGAGGCAAACAACATGCTCTTGGAAATTTCAGAACTCTCGACGCCATTCGGTACATCCGCACAACGTGTGGCTGCCTATTTCTCTGAGGCCATGTCCGCTAGACTTGTGAGTTCGTGCTTGGGAATTTATGCATCTCTGCCCGCTGTGCCGCACAGCCAGAAGATGGTTTCGGCTTTTCAAGTTTTCAATGGGATCAGCCCCTTTATAAAGTTCTCTCATTTCACAGCCAACCAGGCCATTCAGGAAGCCTTTGACAGGGAGGAAAGGGTGCACATCATAGACCTTGACATAATGCAAGGTCTGCAGTGGCCAGGGCTCTTTCACATTTTGGCATCACGGCCTGGGGGGCCTCCCTTTGTTCGCATGACCGGGCTTGGCACCTCCATGGAAGCCTTGGAGGCCACTGGCAAGCGTTTGTCGGATTTTGCGGAGAAGTTAGGTCTCCCATTTGAGTTTAACGCGGTTGCTGATAAAGTTGGAAACTTGGATCCTGGTAGATTGAAGGTCAGCAAGAGGGAAGCAGTTGCAGTTCACTGGTTACAGCATTGTCTGTATGATGTCAGTGGCTCAGACACCAGTACCCTCTGGCTCTTGCAAAGGTGAAAATGATTATTCGACCactaattaaattaattttAGTAATTCATAGGGATTTGCTTTACCTCGTTTGATGAACGCTGTTGTCATATGTTTGACACGGCTGCTCAATATATATCATATATGTCCGCCTTTGGGGCATTGCTTGCTTAAGATAAATTTCTACACAAAAAGTAGCTCCACATTGCACATAGCTGCATTTATCGAGCATATACGGTAGATGCCAGTCCTTTTCTCTCTCGGCATCTCTAAAGTAAGAGCAACCACTAAAAGCTAGCTTGGGGTGTGTgagttgtaaatgtttcttgataGTCGAATGAAACGGTTCAACCTTCGCAGCGGTGGGCAAAACTATCTTGTTACAAATAGTGGCCGTGACTATATGGTTTTGAAATCAGTAAAATGTTTACTTTCTCAGATTGGCTCCCAAAGTGGTAACGGTCGTAGAGCAGGATCTAAGCCATGCGGGTTCCTTCTTGGGAAGATTCGTGGAGGCAATACACTATTACTCGGCATTGTTTGATTCGCTGGGTGCCTGCTACGGGGAGGAGAGTGAAGAAAGGCATGTAGTGGAGCAGCAACTCCTGTCGAGGGAGATACGGAATGTGCTAGCTGTTGGTGGTCCGTCGAGAAGCAGCGACGTCAAGTTCAATAATTGGAGGCAGAAGCTTCTGCAGTCAGGCTTCAAGGGTATCTCTTTGGGGGGGAATGCTGCAGCCCAGGCCACCCTTTTGCTTGGAATGTTTCCTTCAGACGGGTACACCTTAGTTGAGGACAACGGCACCCTCAAGCTTGGGTGGAGGGACCTGTGCTTGCTTACTGCATCTGCATGGAGGCCCTCCTAAATCATGATTCTGCTGAAAGCCCTCCGCCGTCCACGCTTCTCTCACTAATTTTCCATGGATTAGCAGTTGGTATCCTTCATCTTTTCGCTAGCTACCTTttcgttctttttttttttcttttttttttcccttttgtaaTTCTCAGAATCAACGTGGTCTACCTTTCTAAATCGAATATTTACATAGCCTCAGCGGAGATCTTTGTTCTTTGCTTGAGGATCAACCCGAAAGTCTGAAATTTACGTTGCATTCGATGACGAAGTGATATTAGCCAACTACAATGCTCTCAAAATTTCCGTTCTCTTTTTTCTGTATTGTTGTTGAATCATTTCAATAGTTTGAACTACTTGCATTTTGATTGCATGCTAAACAGCAGTAAAATATTCAAGAACCTCATCATACATGATTGGCTGAAAATTGGTTTTTAGGAAATAGATAAATATGTAATAAATGATTCATACAACAAATTAGAAAAGATTCGCTATTGAAGCTGAAACTTGGTTAAAACAAATAGATATGTCTAAAAGGAGTGATACAGTGTTTCttaaaaatattatttcaaataattttttatccAAACGTAAAGTTTAAACGGCCTAAACGTTCCATAATTCAAAAACAGAAGAATAACGGAACGTACATGATGATATTTGTGACCCAATGGAAATGAAATATAACTCATTTAATTGCATAAGCTTGAACTAAATATGGAGTGTGTTTAGATATGAGATTATGTGAGATATAACATTTTTTATGTTGTGagatatgtaaaataaaaaattgattgctcaaataatatttcgcttgcatcacaaACGCATTTTCTAAcctatctttttatattttcaatcacctttttatctcacatacatcacatcacaaaaagtgctacagtaattattttaaataatatttcaaataatacactgtCCAAACAAAATGGTTTCTCCCAAAAACAAGCAACAAGAAGATTTCCTTTATGACTGTGGCCGTGGGAAAGAAAGACCCTAAATTTTTCCTTGTTTGAACTGCTTGCttttttacccttaaaaaaaaaactacttgcATTTTGATTGTAGCAATTATGAGTAAAATATTGAAGACCCTAAAATTTTGGCCCACATACATGCTCACAAAAATGTGAGTCTATCTAACAAGTACCCATTAAAATGGAGTTTACATGACGAAATTATATAAATATGAGGGAAGGTAAGTATTAGTAAACATTTgtaaatttggtgtaatttaaGTGTATTAATGAGTGCTGATTGATAGCATctttaaaaaaatgataaatatgGTATAAAATGAATTGTGTAACAAAACAAGTTCACTAATGAGGTTGAGAATTTAAGTTAAACCCAATAGAAATTGCTTAAATAAACTATATAATGACCAGCTAAAGATTCACTAATAAAGTCTAAATGGACTGAATATTCCATCAatctagaaaaagaaaaaagaaaaacggaaaattcaatttgtgattcAATAGTGGAATTGAAATAtagctcatttaattaatttaaccTTGAATTAAATATGGCTTATAATTTAtcataaaaattaataataccCATACCTGTTTctaaatatatgatttgtttttGTAATTTAGACATGAAAAGTAAgggaataaaaaattaataaaaatgtaagggagaattcttttttcttcttctacaATTTAGTTATGTACGCTGATTTGGCattgtgtgataaagtacaGCGTTCAAGAATACATACCAATTTGGATCAACAGGGCTGCGACTACATTGTTTATCGAGTCTTTCACGTACTGTGAGTatgcaattttttaaatttctcctCTTTGAGATAATTGTACTAATCATCTCTCACGTATAGTTGATACGAAAATATAGTCATTCAGAAAGAAAATGagtgattttaatttttagtatacAAATTGTGCTCCTTTTTTGTCCTTTAACACATTTTCTGACCAATTTTGATCGGAACGAATCATGGACCTGTCACATGCTCAATATATAAAGAATAAACTTAACAAATCACTTATTATGGAGATCGATTGATTCAGTCAAAACACTTagattgtgtttggattgtatttttcatgatttttcatgaaaaaattactgtaacgatttgatgtatgtgaggaaaaaataataataaaaaaatgtgaTCATGAAAAATGACGTAATTTTTTGACGGAAAACAGCAATTCAAACAAGGCTtaaaaaattggataaatatTTGGGTAgacacttaaaaaaaaactaatagccTTTTGTCATTTGTGTAACTTGACGAAATACGCTATCCCACCAATTGTCATCAAAGTTTGTATTGTACTTGTAACCGTGATCACCTTATGTTAAAATTGTACTTTGCTGCAACACCCATGTAAGGAGGATGTACCTTATCTATCAGATAACTCACTTCCTTGGTGATTTATTCACACGGGCTACATTGAAATGGTTACGGTAGCATTTACAAACTTACTTCATGAAGTACAGAAATAACCGCATTCTCAAATATAAATTGCTCTATAATACATTGAAAGCCGCTTGGTTCAGTTAGGGTCTAGAAATAGCAAATGGACTGATAAAGTATTGCCTCTAAGCAATACTCAAGTTACAAGGACGTGCCTTATACCTGTAAGGATACTCACTCTCATGCTATTTGTTCACCTGGCCTACATTGAAATAGCCGTGGTGGCATTTGTAAACTTACTTCAAAGTTACTACCGTCTCCAACGAAAATTATTCTATAATGTAAGGAAAGTAACCTGGTCAATTAGGGTTTAAAAATCACAGTTGGACCAATAGAATTTGCTTATAAGTAATACCCAAACAACAAGAACATACCTGACCCCTCCACAGTACTCACTTTCTTGATGATTCATTTACCTTGGTTACGTTGAAGTGGTCAGTCGCGGTATTTGCAATCTTACTTCATGAAGCATAGAATGCAACTGCATTCTTAAATGAGAATTATTCTGTAGCGTATGAAAATTAACTTGTTACAAGTACGTACACTATGGAGAGATGATGAACACACTGTACTGACTGAAAGTTTGTATGCCCAAAAGTCAATCAACTTTTACGGTTTAACATGCAATTGaactatttatattataataaatgatatttttatcatattaattgcaaatatatttatatttgtgcatttttttgaatttttttgtagaaaaaatactgtaggaatttgatatatgtgaggtaaaaataTGATTAGAAAATGTGTTTACGGAAAACATAACAAAACCCCATACAAAGCCTTAATCGTTGAAATCATAAGAGTTATGATGGTGAGATTCAATCGATTGTAAACAAGATTTATTCGTAAATATCTCTAATCAAAGTATTAACAAGAAAGGGGATTATTAATACGGTTAGACTAATATATATTATGCCGTTTCTATATAAGAACTAGTAGATTTTATCTATTATGCTGTGTGAGACACCTAAACTAATATATAGGTGCTTGACAAATTGATCAAATTCACTAGATTGATCAGCATAGAGATATCCTTTAAGTTCCAAAAGATTAATCTGTAAGTGACGTTTGTGTAAGTAATCATTAGATTTAAGGTTATTATAGTATCTTGAGTACGGACAGATATATTCTGTTTGTTATATAATTGCTCCCGTAACAGAGAATGTTCACATCATTAACAGATGAGTATATATTTGAAATATAGAAAGGTAGTGAATAACCTATAAAGATTTTATCACCTCTTATGAAAAAAGAGTTATCTCATGTCTAGCTACTTGTAAAAATATAATTCGGAACTCTTACCACTAAGTAGAAAAATCTTAGAACATGTTTCTAAGTACTTCTTCATTGGAGCTATATTTTGGTACAAGAAATGAACATTAATCACGTAATAGAATAGGCACAACTTATTCCAAAATTAATGTGAGATAAGTGTGATAAAAGATATTAATTATACAATAAGCATTCATTAAAATATGAATCATCTACTTAACTTTTCTAATTACTTGGGTCATCAAGATGCATTGTCAGATGCCATTTTTTATGTATAagtatgatttaattgattaatggaatcaatgataaattaaaatgagttttaatttatctaATTCTTATTCATTAAGAATTATAACTCATACTTATTGCCAATGTATATGAGAACCTAATGGGTCACACATATTAAGAACTTTTTAACTGGATTAAATAAATTTCAAGTAGAAACTTGATAGATAAGTTTTTATTACTTATAGTTTAATTTGTGGGACAAATTAAATTTGGGAGACTTATAGTGCAAATAAGATCAAGTCTTCTAAATACAAGTGTTGTATTAGAATAAGGAAATTGAATCCTATTGGAATCTGGTTTCAGGTTTCTATAAGGATATGGATACCTTATTTATCTATAAATACTGACTAAACTTTTGCAAACAAGACTAAACGACACACAAATTATCTAATCGACACACAAATTGTCTTGTGagattttttgagaaaaatcttgagagaaaaatacccaaaattcatcacaagGAAATAATGGGAAAATCTCATATTTCTATTATTGGAGCAAGTTTTTCATggtgaaaaattagggttttttcttAACCAAATTATGGGAAGTGTCTTGGCAAAATTGACCTAGGAGGTTCTAACTAAGGAGGTTCGTGCGGATCCCTGTTAGGGGTCGAATGTCTGTACAACTATGTGGATCACTTTATTCCTCTACGTCATATATCCACCGGTTCAAGAAGATCTCTATGGATCGAGATAATCTTATTGAATGACTCTATGTCACATGGATTTAATCAAATGTCACATGAATTGAGGTGGTGAGATGTTCGGGTCGAGATTCAATCGGTCGGACCAGTTCAACCCTGGTTTAataaattgtttaaaaaataatttatataaatatatatgtacaaaataagacatgcaatggactaatttaagattttatatgaaaaatttaatattttcaaagaacttggattttcacaaataaaaattttaaattataagttgcaacaagtaaatttcattttagtttCAATTGTATCTACCAAACAAtaatcttaaatccaacccaaaaataccacaatattttaaaattatacaaaattcgtGTCCATGGGAATTATATATTAtgagtttaaatttttaattcatGTTTTTTGGATTTAGAGAttacaacttaaaaaaaaaaaaagaagtttggaGTTTGAAAGAAGTCaggaaaatagaaaacaaaaatgtaaacttgataagaggcaaaaaatgagaagaaagtgAGTGGACGTGACATTTAATAATTAGTCGTTAAGGTTAAGGAAAACCtattcttttatatatatatatatatatatatatatatatatatattttttcaatttaatagacaaaaataaaaaatttgtcgGTTCAACGTTTCAATCCAATTCGCACGGTTCAAACGGTTCTTACCAATTTTTAAGTCCAATCAACCCAAGATATGATTCGGACTTGAGCTATAACTAATTTACGGTCTGATTGATCGAACCGGCCGATTCGATCCAGTTTTTTAAACAATGGTTTAACTTGGTGCTCAAAATCACGTTGGAGAAACTTATTAACTGTGACTATTAGGAGAACTCTAACTCCATTGTAGTTGGAGTTGTTGATACATCGAACTTTTCAATTGGCAAACTATTTTTCACGATATTAGCAGACATGGATAGGTAGACATGATCACATGAGAGCATATGTCCACTTTGCTATCTAATCACGAGCACATCTGATGGTGGATTGGTGCACCAAAGATAAGATGCACATCtgcataaaaaataataataataacatatGTGCACAAACATGCAAGATACTACCTCGTTGAAAGTAGATAAAGTAGATAGCAAAATGTAGAGCACTGGTGTTGGTAAAGAATCACTGCTAATTTTTCCACCACTACAGAATTAGGAAATATGTGGGTCAAAAGCCAAACACAATCATTTGGGGCACAGTTTTCACATGTTCATTTACGCAATTTCTTACACAATTTTGGAGACaaaatatgccaaaaaaaaagagaccaaCCCATGAGCAGTCTCGGGGTCAAGTTCCCAAGGTCGACGCTCAAGTTTGTTTTTTTatatgaggaaaaaaaaatctcaaacttGGATTCAAGGTGAGTTTATACCGAATTGGAATAGGTTCGATGGCCACGTGACATACATATAATGTATCTTTTTCAATTACTATTATTATCACTGTTATCTTTAGGATGTTAGAAGCTTATCCTATCCTCAAGATCCGAGTTCGAGATCAATTTATACAAAGTTAGAATAGTTTTCGATGACCACGTAACATACATACAATGTATTCTCTTCGATTACTATGCTAATAGGTTTGTGCTGGGTAttttttcttgtcaaactttcaCCATCTTCAAGTCATCATACATTATGAAGGTTGGAGATTTAGGAATGTAGATTTAAAAAAGTAGGAAAACATTGAgggattgtaaattattataCTTTATTTACACTTTATTTACACACTGATTTGCTTAtatcatcaacacatttttttcaatcacctttttatctcatatacatcatatcaaaaaagtgctacagtacttttttcacaaaattatctcaaataatttacaatccaaactcAATTTTTTTGATTAGAACTTCTAGTCAAATCATATTGATAGGGGAGGTAAGtgagaattttgaaactctAAGGGTACTAGGTGatattaggggtggcaatttctgacacgacctgaaaacacaaCTCAAAtttaacacgaaattaatgggtttgggttgagattTCGGGAGTCCGGGTCAGAATTGGGccgaacccgaaaagaaaacaggtcaatTTCGGGTCAActcgtggtgacctgatatgacccgatgtgacccgtttacgaattaaaactaatttaataaatataaaaattattttatctaactaaactaaatcattctttttttccaaaggcattaattacttaatcctaaatgaatttatttaacttgtgtgaagttaaaattaatatatttggacatataatatattatgttattttttacttttatactattttaatttattttatatttggtttgggataaaacacttttacggtgtttaatttattttagatttgatttgaaattatttatttaaatttttattacttgatgatgtaattaattttgtgaaaaaatgattttattagaaattatagtgataaattaaaattaagtttcagGTCATTTCGGATCGATCCGCCAACCCGAAATTTTCGGATTCATGTCAGATATCCTAACCCCGTTTCGgattggcgggtcgggttcgagTTAGCAGGTTCTTTATTATATTTAAGTCTCAACCCACCCGTTAACCTGAGTCCGACCCGATTGCCACCCTAGGCGATATAAGTGGAGAGAAGCCATTGGAAGTAGTCATCCACAGTGGGAATTATCTCATCAGTTATCAGTAGTTCAGTACTGGTGGGGTGATATAAGTGGAGAGAAGCCATTGGAAGCACTCGAGCCGAGCGTGTGGAGGCTGGCTGCTGTCAGTTGAAGTTGCTGCGGGTTGTGGATTTTGCCTGCTTTCTAGGTGCCAGCCACAATAAGTACCCCATGACTGCTCTTACGCTTGCTCTAACTGCTACCAACAGTTGTAACCGTAATGGTACTGGTAGCAACCGCTGTTGCTGCAGTGGTAGATTTTGGTATCCCTCCTTCCACCATTCCGACTTTTATTCTTCCTCCACTGCTTGTCCTTCATTTCGCAAGCCCAAAAGAGGGACTTCAGCTTTTGCTCGGGCAATcaggtgtgtgtgtgtgaaacaAAATATGTGCAATTAAATGCAAACTCTCTTCATTCGCACCATTAGATTTCTCCAGGATTTGCTGGATATGCTGTAATTGCCCTCTGCTCATTTGGTGCATAACAGATATAAAAGTTGGTTCTGCCCCCAGAGGAAGCAATTTGTTCAACTATTGAATGCCTTCGTATTGGGCTGTGTTAAAAGTCAATTTGTCTTCTTATTTCCCGTAGGAAAcagcagaattttttttttttggggttggcTTGATGCTTTTGCTCCAACGGAATTACTGGAAATGTTGGGATCATTAACATGATAACATCCACCTGCATATGTTATGTTAATTTGGCAACAGAATATCAATTTGTATTGCTTTCTTGGTCATCCTTAGGTCTGAGATGTTTAGTTGATCAATTGAATTCGTGGAGTAATATCTGTAGACTGTAACTAACTGCAGATGCCATTCAGCAAAAACTAATGCTCCCAAGCCAAAAATGAATCTACTGGACAACGCCAGCAACCTTCTCACAAATTTCTTGAGTGGAGGAAGAATGGGGTCGATGCCAATGGCTGAAGGTGCAGTTTCTGATCTCTTTGGCCGGCCACTGTTTTTTGCGCTCTACGATTGGTTTCTTGAGGTACTCGTCTTTGCATGATTGTTTAGCTGTTTTGTTGCGATAAAATCAGCCACTGAATGATCTGTTGCAACTTGCAACTTGATATCTGACATAGTATTTCACCAGTGCAATTGGTTTTGTACTGCCCTTGATCTTCGCAATATGTTCTGGAAACTAAGCAAGTTGAGAAAAATTATAAGATTGATTACTTGGCTAAGGTGCTACCact of Coffea arabica cultivar ET-39 chromosome 5c, Coffea Arabica ET-39 HiFi, whole genome shotgun sequence contains these proteins:
- the LOC113710708 gene encoding protein SCARECROW-like, yielding MAKAFSLVNDSGRRGNSSLNNCSDDSPLPISSNKDFNVPLHSSLNLHSGKMARKRAASDIEIQPVQRFLRRTASPTTTADIIPLDEFGVCSINIVDTNTGVINNPNQHQHPDDVPTYSTTIVLPSCTDLSVTSSSAGGTGSESAFSTSSSSNMMGSLSPAPLPHNLIHHRQRPQTQTHTPSICGFSGLPLFPPDRNKYAAAGGAEQLLPSSTSTSSNTAAGIDGAMLFTMEDNTTAAAWIDSIIKDLIHNSANVSIPQLIQNVREIIHPCNPNLAALIEYRLRSLTCSAGAADTPIPDNYHPERRRRESISVAPNLQRQEDYFHLQGQGHGQLLAGSSGLKLYLDEDNLLSHTNTHSPLIQDQYLNWGFALPRTASTAVGGNSQQQQPMRNNDPAAAAATGVSYVSSATVPNLTNQVHHRSQQQQQSSEPEETQTPQPSEQQHRDSPPPPDADADAAAAVTAASSASRSLRNEEIRQQKRDEQGLHLLTLLLQCAEAVAADNLEEANNMLLEISELSTPFGTSAQRVAAYFSEAMSARLVSSCLGIYASLPAVPHSQKMVSAFQVFNGISPFIKFSHFTANQAIQEAFDREERVHIIDLDIMQGLQWPGLFHILASRPGGPPFVRMTGLGTSMEALEATGKRLSDFAEKLGLPFEFNAVADKVGNLDPGRLKVSKREAVAVHWLQHCLYDVSGSDTSTLWLLQRLAPKVVTVVEQDLSHAGSFLGRFVEAIHYYSALFDSLGACYGEESEERHVVEQQLLSREIRNVLAVGGPSRSSDVKFNNWRQKLLQSGFKGISLGGNAAAQATLLLGMFPSDGYTLVEDNGTLKLGWRDLCLLTASAWRPS